A genomic segment from Cryptococcus gattii WM276 chromosome J, complete sequence encodes:
- a CDS encoding cytoplasm protein, putative (Similar to TIGR gene model, INSD accession AAW45886.1) gives MGQGKTTTIISLIQQLPKEYKVVLLKNEYGDVGVDSVLASQSNITGVSEILNGCLCCTSVGLISNALMEVKSTMKPDRIIIESSGSAFPATLALQIKELEPEGFKLDGVVTVVDCVNFEGYEDSSPSAKLQAKYTDLILLNKHHLPNPRQFDTLLDRLNDLNDETPKLRIGPAPSNPPKPEIIFGLDSKLWSVKDGERKDWGEMATQGGWHGDEVEVKGVYKGKKPKHEHEHVEGKGEGKECEDCQQAEVEENIGPVEPVERELLEKELSKLSYEIYRVKGIVRFTSPSKDFETYILNYAFSRYTLTPVPSLDDDPTLEAVSIRLTLMGERGEVARRARRFGEAIGATME, from the exons ATGGGACAGGGCAAAACCACAACCATCATTTCACTCATCCAGCAGTTACCGAAAGAATATAAAGTAGTATTACTAAAGAATGAATATGGAGATGTTGGAG TCGACTCCGTCCTTGCTTCTCAATCCAACATCACTGGCGTCTCTGAAATCCTCAACGGCTGCCTTTGTTGTACGTCTGTAGGTCTTATCTCCAACGCTTTGATGGAAGTCAAATCAACAATGAAACCCGACCGAATCATCATCGAATCTAGCGGATCAGCCTTCCCTGCGACGTTGGCTTTGCAAATCAAGGAACTTGAACCTGAAGGATTCAAATTGGATGGCGTTGTGACTGTGGTGGATTGCGTTAACTTTGAAGGGTACGAAGATTCGTCGCCTAGTGCAAAA TTGCAAGCCAAGTACACCGAcctcatccttctcaacaagCACCACCTCCCCAACCCACGCCAATTCGATACTCTCCTAGACCGTCTCAACGACCTCAATGACGAGACTCCCAAACTCCGTATCGGCCCTGCCCCCTCCAATCCACCGAAGCCTGAAATCATCTTTGGTCTCGATAGCAAGCTCTGGTCTGTCAAGGATGGCGAGCGGAAAGACTGGGGCGAGATGGCGACTCAGGGAGGATGGCATGGAGATGAGGTGGAGGTGAAGGGAGTGTATAAAGGGAAGAAGCCGAAACATGAACACGAGCATGTGGAAGGGAAAGGCGAAGGCAAGGAATGTGAAGATTGTCAACAGGCTGAAGTGGAGGAGAATATTGGACCTGTAGAGCCGGTTGAGAGAGAGCTTTTGGAGAAGGAACTGTCCAAGCTCTCTTATGAAATTTACCGAGTAAAAGGGATTGTTCGGTTCACTTCCCCTTCAAAGGACTTCGAGACGTATATTCTCAATTACGCCTTTTCTCGATACACCCTCACACCTGTGCCTTCTTTGGATGACGATCCGACGCTGGAGGCGGTGAGCATAAGGTTGACATTGATGGGTGAGAGGGGGGAGGTCGCCAGGAGAGCAAGGAGGTTTGGTGAAGCTATCGGTGCTACGATGGAGTAA
- a CDS encoding uncharacterized protein (Similar to SGTC gene model, INSD accession EAL18607.1) translates to MSSAFHNAMVFAAKRESITKQHVIPPRPSQPPLPNIQFTTLAPLHSVHRLIFVYLEELCPTLLLRISPSFHKKILPKLYTRVVLNSNNAPGFFHGVTDGPDGRKAKSLQLVKTLIFSDPEAMESIMREVYQPPIPRGLDTFWRTRLDITYPLFPHTTNVQIGWPILRFFLTPPHHIDGFPDDSREGLAPSGGLSAMMIYAMSFSRMLEDQVPEMKELCVDLESGETYDGISVEQVFRTIAYRGRRQWVNSIQRRSPGKVFDFTLLIRVHLQSQQTPVYLPAKTPAPFVIRFMPHADPSKRLPVDPKVTAYAIYNLFRIHTSRDSVPAVFEVIEEQSVRRELEKLIEDLGMRRDTTTWDYFWKSFELREKSEEEDNWEPPAFD, encoded by the coding sequence ATGTCCTCCGCCTTCCACAATGCCATGGTGTTCGCCGCCAAACGAGAGTCCATCACAAAGCAACACGTAATCCCTCCTCGGCCTTCGCAGCCTCCACTTCCAAACATCCAGTTCACCACTCTTGCACCACTGCATTCGGTCCACCGTCTCATCTTTGTCTATCTCGAAGAGCTATGTCCGACTCTCCTATTGCGTATTTCTCCATCGTTCCATAAGAAGATTCTACCAAAACTTTACACCAGAGTTGTTCTCAATTCGAACAATGCTCCTGGCTTCTTTCATGGTGTCACCGATGGCCCAGATGGACGAAAGGCCAAGTCTTTGCAGCTCGTCAAAACCCTAATCTTCTCAGATCCAGAAGCAATGGAGAGTATCATGCGGGAAGTTTATCAGCCACCAATACCACGAGGATTAGATACTTTCTGGCGCACTCGCCTAGACATCACTTAtcctctctttccacaCACTACAAATGTCCAGATAGGCTGGCCTATACTTCGTTTCTTCCTCACACCGCCCCACCACATTGATGGCTTTCCCGATGACTCTAGAGAAGGTCTGGCACCATCAGGAGGGCTGTCCGCAATGATGATCTACGCAATGAGCTTTTCGAGGATGCTAGAGGATCAGGTCCCAGAAATGAAAGAGCTGTGCGTAGACCTGGAAAGCGGAGAGACGTACGATGGGATATCAGTGGAGCAGGTGTTTAGGACAATAGCATACAGAGGCAGGAGGCAGTGGGTCAACTCGATTCAGAGACGCTCGCCCGGAAAGGTGTTTGATTTCACACTTCTTATTCGTGTCCATCTTCAATCCCAACAAACACCAGTCTACCTCCCCGCAAAAACACCGGCACCATTTGTCATTCGATTCATGCCCCATGCGGATCCTAGCAAGCGGCTGCCGGTGGACCCGAAAGTCACGGCGTATGCGATATACAATCTGTTCCGGATACATACGAGTCGAGATAGCGTGCCGGCAGTTTTCGAGGTGATAGAAGAACAGAGTGTCAGGAGAGAGTTGGAGAAGTTGATTGAAGATTTGGGTATGAGACGGGATACAACTACTTGGGATTATTTCTGGAAAAGTTTTGAACTGCGAGAAAAgagcgaagaagaggacaaTTGGGAACCTCCTGCATTCGACTAG
- a CDS encoding uncharacterized protein (Similar to TIGR gene model, INSD accession AAW45884.1), producing MGEYDVRPSKIKLKETKADRAEKIYRREQRRYRKEQERISRANGYAVSPPRPYREESISPPRKQPKQRPRDFEGEEDGEAEWMGGYGRRAREEVEKREWDDKMRWMANEASDPFGDWPTFGRAGPSFSHIPERWRPSSPSIPRPPGFGPFPFPPFHNHHIHSTHHAHPTHHTHSTHHTHSTRRNPLDEVDPYGIPIPSLGHMTDNEYTNFVREGMYARRRAEEMFAAERHRREREAREREREIEREKRERKEEKRRHRREREEYERHRARSSESSSPIPISHPHTAPHSTLDDPAKYFTRWDSLQTGGEVESTELRFDDIPWPVFRPSARGGLSGSRESILLDTITLENVRKFMMAVANHSSHSNSSSAGGIMGNLRKTVRETIRNFHPDRFHSRVLKRVRQKDREKVKQGADLVSRVLNDLVRAV from the exons ATGGGCGAGTATGACGTGAGGCCTTCAAAGATCAAACT AAAAGAGACGAAAGCAGACAGGGCAGAGAAGATCTATCGCCGCGAGCAACGCCGCTATCGAAAAGAACAAGAACGCATCTCTCGAGCAAACGGCTACGCAGTCTCTCCACCTCGTCCTTATCGCGAAGAATCAATATCGCCACCTCGAAAGCAGCCTAAACAGAGGCCAAGAGATtttgaaggagaggaggacGGTGAAGCCGAGTGGATGGGTGGCTACGGTCGTCGTGCGCGAGAAGAGGTTGAGAAGAGGGAGTGGGACGATAAGATGCGTTGGATGGCGAACGAGGCTTCAGATCCGTTTGGGGATTGGCCGACATTCGGTCGAGCAGGCCCATCGTTCTCGCATATCCCCGAAAGATGGCGTCCTTCTTCACCCAGTATACCTCGTCCCCCTGGTTTTGGtcccttccccttccctcCCTTCCACAACCATCACATCCACTCAACCCACCACGCCCACCCAACTCATCATACCCATTCAACTCACCACACCCACTCAACTCGACGCAATCCTCTAGACGAAGTCGATCCCTACGGTATTCCCATCCCATCACTAGGTCATATGACAGACAATGAATATACAAATTTTGTGAGGGAAGGGATGTACGCTCGCCGACGTGCGGAAGAGATGTTTGCCGCTGAACGTCATAGGCGTGAACGTGAAGCTCGAGAACGAGAGAGAGAAATTGAACGTGAAAAGAGGGAACgaaaagaggagaagagacgCCATAGACgggagagagaagaatATGAACGACATCGCGCTCGCTCATCTGAGTCGTCCTCGCCTATCCCGATCTCTCACCCACACACTGCTCCACACAGCACTCTTGACGATCCCGCGAAATACTTTACAAGATGGGATTCTCTCCAAACTGGAGGCGAAGTAGAGTCCACCGAACTTCGTTTCGACGATATCCCTTGGCCGGTCTTCCGCCCTTCTGCCCGAGGAGGATTAAGCGGATCACGCGAAAGTATCCTCCTTGATACTATCACGCTCGAGAATGTTCGAAAATTCATGATGGCTGTTGCCAATCATTCGTCACACTCGAATTCGAGTTCGGCAGGAGGGATAATGGGGAATTTGAGAAAGACTGTGAGAGAGACGATAAGGAATTTCCATCCCGATAGATTCCACTCTAGAGTGTTGAAACGGGTGAGGCAGAAGGATAGAGAAAAGGTCAAACAAGGTGCGGATTTGGTTAGTAGGGTGTTGAATGATCTGGTTAGGGCAGTGTAG
- a CDS encoding tyrosine-tRNA ligase, putative (Similar to TIGR gene model, INSD accession AAW45883.1~Tyrosyl-tRNA synthetase (Tyrosine--tRNA ligase) (TyrRS)), with amino-acid sequence MVLIRLSVPKRGVHIFCRKSSTIAPKTTVLQELDERGFVAAITSDKLKQHVTSPTTIYAGVDPSASSLHVGNLLPLLGLLHFQAHGHQSICLIGGATGSIGDPSGRSTERKSLTPSELRLNIAGITSQVHRFFIRGQEYLSKRGVDLAAMRKDGGRGVKVMNNYEWMRDVSLLDFLRTTGKMARVSTMLSRDSVKNRLNSDSGISYTEFTYQLLQAYDFSHLHSEHGCNIQLGGSDQWGNIVAGIDLIRRGKIAEREEKGEQVKDEEGDVYGLTIPLLTTSTGEKFGKSAGNAVWLDDKRTSAAEFYQFFLRTTDEDVEKYLKLFTFLPLSRIQDVMQAHQTSKTERLPQKLLAAEVTELVHGPAALSRALTAAQVLYSTSISSLTAEKVLDAFRGDMRFHRVKKEDLAEMGVGKVTVTYGLCGSVGESQRLVQSSALQVNDRKIGDHREKIVVEDLVDGHIAIVRAGNKRQIILYVE; translated from the exons ATGGTCTTAATTAGGCTCAGTGTCCCTAAGAGGGGTGTGCATATCTTTTGCCGTAAATCCTCAACTATCGCTCCCAAGACAACGGTGCTGCAGGAGCTGGACGAGCGTGGATTTGTAGCTGCAATTACCAG TGATAAGCTCAAGCAGCATGTGACTTCCCCAACTACTATATATGCCGGAGTGGATCCCTCGGCATCGTCTTTACATGTCGGGAATCTCCTACCGCTTTTGGGCTTGTTACACTTCCAGGCTCATGGTCACCAATCCATCTGTCTT ATTGGGGGCGCTACAGGCTCTATAGGAGACCCCTCTGGTCGCTCGACTGAACGCAAATCCCTCACACCGTCTGAACTCCGCCTCAACATTGCAGGTATCACCTCTCAAGTCCACCGTTTCTTCATTCGCGGCCAAGAGTACCTCAGCAAACGCGGCGTAGACCTTGCAGCCATGAGAAAAGACGGAGGCAGAGGCGTCAAGGTTATGAACAACTATGAATGGATGAGAGATGTGAGCCTTTTGGACTTTCTGAGGACAACAGGAAAAATGGCTAGGGTGTCTACCATGCTCTCTCGGGATAGCGTGAAAAATCGACTCAACTCAGATTCTGGTATCTCATACACTGAGTTCACATACCAGCTTTTGCAAGCATACGACTTCTCCCATCTCCATTCCGAACACGGATGCAACATTCAATTAGGTGGTAGTGACCAGTGGGGAAATATCGTCGCTGGTATCGATCTTATTCGCCGAGGTAAAATCGCTgagagggaagaaaagggTGAACAAGTaaaggatgaggagggaGATGTGTATGGTTTGACCATTCCTCTGTTAACTACAAGTACGGGTGAAAAATTTGGAAAGTCTGCAGGAAACGCCGTGTGGTTAGACGACAAGAGGACGAGCGCCGCAGAGTTCTACCAG TTCTTCCTTCGCACAACAGACGAAGATGTTGAGAAATACCTCAAACTCTTTACCTTTCTTCCCCTCTCCCGAATCCAAGACGTCATGCAGGCCCATCAGACCTCCAAAACCGAGCGCCTCCCTCAAAAACTTCTCGCGGCCGAAGTCACCGAACTTGTCCACGGCCCCGCTGCTCTTTCCCGAGCTCTCACAGCTGCTCAAGTTCTCTATTCGACCTCTATTTCCTCACTTACTGCCGAAAAAGTGTTAGATGCTTTCCGGGGAGATATGCGTTTCCACCGGGTGAAAAAGGAGGATTTGGCGGAGATGGGTGTTGGGAAAGTGACTGTGACATATGGTTTGTGCGGGTCTGTTG GCGAAAGTCAGCGATTAGTTCAATCATCGGCTTTGCAAGTGAACGACAGGAAGATTGGCGACCACAGAGAGAAGATTGTCGTGGAAGACCTCGTAGACGGCCATATCGCCATCGTGAGAGCGGGTAACAAACGGCAGATCATTTTGTATGTTGAGTAA
- a CDS encoding nucleus protein, putative (Similar to TIGR gene model, INSD accession AAW45882.1), whose protein sequence is MSSQPPPASTAYPQLPHGAPQLPPFPQLLHIKNEPLATPSASTPNSHPSDGHEIVAMSPEEDEEGHDSARGTSPLHGPKEKKKTQGTRRRVVQSCSECRRRKIRCDKKFPCGPCILRNDQARCHEVGLSEKHSTNVSANSNYASAADLATIQHRLDALEASLLKSGALHKDDLDHFLKIIQEAEPKKKIKTRDNEDIAVDDTEGAALTLEHLAFGRSRADGSHAIPHFATRLSSVSRPAPNNDYHLAKSSIPSNVNFYNSPPGYDPGSASSSGQRTSLNISSTPDNRQGRRTELTSEERQQKVEQLMEVLGPVDLIDLFFRKTDLAIIALTKLLPSRQRGELLVKAYLDKVDWLHRCMHVPTFLRQCNDLHSLPPERVTQEIALPFLALYFTVCTLGLQFMDASEISKHFTLEEAHTLPDTWYHSARSALWAADFLDNHTMESLQCILLLGVFLNNRDRADAAWALLGAAIKMAQGLGLSRLGAEQQSVDGKPLPMWIGRWESLIQREVGRRIWWNLVFLDWSLAPSYNFSCSIQPDQIKTALPANIEDEDIIDGQPLKPQPLSVRTGMSFQLARLRFAEISQRQIWQANNNNHPPYSFVLSVDGELRKAMMELPSFFQPDQTTKVPPSNEPKALVRYYEKTILNLAIHSRMLRLHRPWLSRGYKDERFAYSKEQCIRAARASLRMMSDGTASYLEKWWLPLFYVSVSGLVVIIDLLRTSRKDMFSSETQEKINEVKNALDQMRKIADVSHPSRAAVRVMELLLAEVEERRKPPGSALGKRKSSPDGDDEESGLQRAVKKLIHQAQLEAVSPSASLNSGNTPQDYLVTASPVRDFNDRDRDRERPVFDAYPMPFIPVPPTINNATTPSTVQQPQAHQIIGVGNNSPFTFPVDTTSATAFPAFDTTTTRGSFAQTQLDPAVQSMLSSYFPPSNNNNGNGNGIVGSATAPQAPDDFLSRVFGFGWDGVGTTGPPALPDETGMDIIGNQGQSQNQTSGGGGQQNQGQKQPGQLQPPRQQPGAQQQQAQQQQLTSQQQQAMNLAMAPNPYAYGNWTNSGWMA, encoded by the exons ATGTCCTCTCAGCCGCCTCCAGCGTCGACCGCTTACCCGCAGCTACCTCACGGTGCGCCCCAACTTCCACCCTTCCCTCAGCTGCTCCACATCAAGAACGAGCCATTGGCAACTCCTTCTGCATCCACGCCCAACTCTCATCCTTCGGACGGCCACGAGATTGTCGCCATGTCgccagaagaagacgaggaagggCATGACTCGGCTCGCGGAACGAGCCCTCTGCATGGCccaaaggagaagaaaaagacGCAGGGTACGAGGCGTAGAGTCGTGCAGAGTTGTTCAGAGTGTCGAAGGAGAAAAATTCGGTGTGATAAAAA ATTCCCATGTG GCCCGTGTATCCTCCGAAACGATCAGGCAAGGTGTCATGAGGTTGGATTG AGTGAGAAACATTCCACCAATGTCTCAGC GAACTCTAACTACGCCTCCGCCGCCGACTTGGCCACCATTCAGCACCGTCTTGACGCGCTCGAAGCAAGTTTGTTGAAAAGCGGGGCACTTCACAAGGACGATCTGGACCACTTCCTCAAAATTATCCAAGAAGCTGAGCCGAAGAAAAAGATTAAGACTCGGGATAATGAAGATATTGCGGTGGACGATACGGAGGGAGCAGCCTTAACTCTTGAACATTTAGCATTTGGTCGTTCTCGGGCTGATGGAAGTCACGCCATTCCCCATTTCGCTACTCGCCTTTCTTCTGTCAGCAGGCCCGCGCCTAATAACGATTATCATCTTGCAAAATCCAGTATACCCTCCAATGTAAACTTTTACAACTCGCCACCTGGTTACGATCCCGGTTCTGCATCATCTTCTGGCCAAAGAACCAGTTTGAATATCTCGAGCACGCCAGACAACAGGCAGGGTAGGAGGACCGAGTTGACATCGGAAGAAAGGCAGCAGAAGGTTGAGCAGTTGATGGAGGTGCTGGGACCCGTGGATTTAATTGATCTGTTCTTCAGGAAAACAGATTTGGCCATCATTGCTTTGACAAAGCTGTTACCGTCGAGGCAGAGGGGAGAGCTATTGGTCAAGGCGTATCTCGACAAGGTCGACTGGTTACATCGAT GCATGCATGTACCAACATTCCTTCGACAATGTAATGATTTGCATTCCCTACCCCCTGAGCGCGTCACTCAAGAGATTGCTTTACCCTTTCTCGCCCTGTACTTTACTGTCTGCACT CTAGGATTACAGTTCATGGACGCCTCGGAGATCAGCAAGCACTTCACACTTGAGGAAGCTCATACATTGCCTGACACCTGGTACCACTCTGCTCGAAGTGCTCTTTGGGCTGCAGACTTTTTGGATAACCACACGATGGAATCGTTGCAGTGTATCTTGCTTCTAGGCGTCTTCTTG AACAACCGAGATCGCGCCGACGCGGCTTGGGCTTTACTAGGTGCTGCTATCAAAATGGCACAAGGCCTTGGTCTCTCTCGTCTCGGTGCAGAGCAACAGTCTGTCGACGGCAAACCGTTGCCGATGTGGATCGGTCGATGGGAAAGTCTTATTCAGCGAGAAGTTGGCAGGCGTATATGGTGGAATTTGGTCTTCCTCGATTGGTCCCTTGCGCCGAGCTACAACTTTTCGTGCAGTATCCAGCCGGATCAAATCAAGACTGCTTTACCGGCCAAcattgaagatgaagatatCATTGACGGTCAACCGCTAAAGCCCCAGCCGTTGAGTGTTAGGACCGGAATGTCGTTCCAGCTAGCTAGGCTCAGATTTGCCGAGATTTCCCAAAGGCAAATTTGGCAGGCGAATAACAACAATCATCCTCCATACTCTTTCGT ACTGAGCGTCGATGGCGAACTTCGAAAGGCAATGATGGAACTCCCATCCTTTTTCCAGCCTGACCAGACCACCAAAGTGCCCCCTTCCAACGAACCCAAAGCGTTGGTGCGATACTATGAGAAGACCATCCTCAACCTTGCCATCCACTCGCGAATGCTTAGGTTACATAGGCCGTGGCTGTCGAGAGGTTATAAAGATGAGAGGTTTGCGTACTCAAAGGAGCAATGTATCAGGGCGGCGAGAGCCAGTCTGAGGATGATGTCCGATGGGACTGCGTCGTATCTGGAGAAGTGGTGGTTACCATTGTTCTACGTGTCTGTTTCGGGTCTTGTGGTGATTATTGATCTTTTG AGGACAAGCAGAAAGGATATGTTCTCGTCTGAAACCCAGGAGAAGATTAATGAGGTCAAGAACGCTTTGGACCAGATGAGGAAAATTGCGGATGTTTCGCACCCTTCGAGGGCGGCAGTTAGGGTAATGGAGCTGCTGTTGG CTGAGGTTGAGGAACGTCGAAAACCGCCTGGATCAGCTTTGGGCAAGCGCAAGAGCTCCCCTGATGGTGATGACGAAGAGTCTGGTCTTCAGCGTGCCGTCAAGAAGCTCATCCATCAAGCACAACTTGAGGCTGTGTCTCCCAGTGCTTCACTTAATTCGGGTAACACTCCACAAGACTACCTTGTGACCGCCTCGCCAGTGAGAGACTTCAATGACAGAGATCGGGACCGCGAAAGGCCCGTCTTTGATGCTTACCCCATGCCTTTCATCCCGGTCCCTCCCACAATCAATAACGCTACTACCCCTTCAACTGTGCAGCAGCCGCAGGCTCATCAGATCATTGGTGTTGGTAACAACAGCCCTTTCACATTCCCTGTTGACACGACGAGCGCCACAGCGTTCCCTGCGTTCGACACTACCACTACGCGTGGTTCGTTTGCTCAAACCCAGCTTGATCCTGCCGTCCAGTCTATGCTCTCTAGCTACTTTCCTCCTAGCAATAATAACAATGGAAACGGAAACGGCATTGTCGGCTCTGCCACCGCTCCTCAAGCTCCGGATGATTTTCTGAGTAGGGTGTTTGGATTTGGTTGGGATGGGGTGGGTACGACAGGTCCGCCTGCGCTCCCCGACGAGACCGGGATGGATATTATTGGGAATCAGGGACAGTCTCAGAATCAGACTTCTGGCGGCGGAGGTCAGCAGAACCAAGGCCAAAAGCAACCCGGACAACTTCAACCTCCTCGTCAGCAACCGGGCGCacaacagcagcaggcGCAACAACAGCAGTTAACGTCACAGCAGCAACAGGCAATGAACCTTGCTATGGCGCCCAACCCTTATGCGTACGGCAACTGGACCAACAGTGGTTGGATGGCATAA